The following proteins come from a genomic window of Pseudomonas sp. WJP1:
- a CDS encoding phenol hydroxylase subunit P4: MPVTAIGAYSAHPLDSQDNFKGLQLVYLCWEKHLMFCAPFTFPLPPSMPFGAFIEQVVKSSIAQHPDAPRVDFSRALWRLNDQPFTPDYAASLIDNGINHKSLLHMNTPGLNGIAGTFN, encoded by the coding sequence ATGCCCGTGACTGCTATTGGTGCCTACAGCGCCCACCCCCTGGATAGCCAGGACAACTTCAAAGGCCTGCAGCTGGTGTACCTGTGCTGGGAAAAACACCTGATGTTCTGCGCGCCGTTCACCTTTCCATTGCCACCGAGCATGCCGTTCGGGGCGTTCATCGAGCAAGTGGTGAAATCGTCCATTGCGCAACACCCGGATGCCCCTCGCGTCGACTTTAGCCGTGCGCTGTGGCGATTGAACGATCAGCCTTTCACCCCGGACTACGCGGCCAGCCTGATCGATAACGGCATAAACCATAAAAGCCTGCTGCATATGAATACGCCAGGCTTGAACGGCATTGCCGGCACTTTCAACTGA
- a CDS encoding LysR family transcriptional regulator — translation MRDICRMNTTNFDLNLLRILDVLLREQNVSRAAERLALSQPTVSNALARLREQLDDPLLVRIGRRMQPTPKALALEGPIRAALQQIEQTLNVDESFDPLSSRQTFRIAMTDFVEQVCMPSLLRHLQDSAPNLRLDIAPLAPSLPIDALDRGQLDMVLGRFDEIPARFARHHWRSETLQVALRQDHPLVNGALDLQTFLRLRHLWVHGGQTRGMVDQWLGEQGLSRQIVYTTPNYLQAAHLVAASDLCVVLPTQLARNFATLLPLQLHDLPFALDAFELDLVYLAQRGQDRAMSWLVGEILQVGKAPGT, via the coding sequence ATGCGTGATATTTGCAGAATGAATACAACCAACTTCGACCTAAACCTGCTGCGTATCCTCGACGTGCTGCTGCGCGAACAGAACGTCTCCCGCGCCGCCGAGCGCCTGGCCCTCAGCCAGCCGACGGTGAGTAATGCCCTGGCACGCCTGCGCGAACAGCTCGATGATCCGTTGCTGGTGCGTATCGGCCGGCGCATGCAACCGACGCCCAAGGCCCTGGCGCTTGAAGGCCCGATTCGCGCGGCGTTGCAGCAGATCGAGCAGACCCTCAACGTCGACGAAAGCTTCGACCCACTGTCCAGCCGGCAGACCTTTCGCATTGCCATGACCGACTTTGTCGAACAGGTGTGCATGCCAAGCCTGCTGCGGCATTTGCAGGACAGCGCGCCCAACCTGCGCCTGGACATCGCCCCACTGGCGCCCAGCCTGCCGATCGATGCCCTGGATCGCGGACAACTCGACATGGTGCTGGGCCGCTTTGACGAAATCCCGGCACGCTTCGCCCGTCACCACTGGCGCAGCGAAACGCTTCAGGTCGCGTTGCGCCAGGACCATCCGCTGGTCAATGGCGCGCTGGACCTGCAGACCTTTCTGCGCTTGCGCCACCTCTGGGTACATGGCGGCCAGACCCGTGGCATGGTCGATCAATGGCTGGGGGAACAGGGGCTGTCACGGCAAATCGTCTACACCACCCCCAACTACCTGCAGGCGGCGCATCTGGTCGCGGCCTCGGACCTGTGCGTCGTGCTGCCGACCCAACTGGCGCGCAACTTCGCGACGTTGCTGCCTTTGCAGCTGCATGATTTGCCGTTTGCACTGGACGCTTTCGAGCTGGACCTGGTGTACCTGGCACAACGTGGACAGGATCGAGCGATGAGTTGGTTGGTGGGGGAAATTCTGCAGGTTGGCAAAGCTCCAGGGACATGA
- a CDS encoding SDR family NAD(P)-dependent oxidoreductase → MKLDNKVAVVTGAASGLGLATCKALAAAGASVVGFDLDQQRLDAALEGIVGIAVDVSDEASVKAAIDAVVQRFGAVHVAVNCAGILGPCKTLSKGQLFPTELWNRVLGVNLTGTFNMIRHAALAMSTNTPGDSGERGVIINTASGAAREGQMGQAAYSASKAGIIGMTLPIARDLAEHGIRVVSLAPGLFESGMSAGMPAKVSETIVNGLLFPRRMGLPEEFAALVRHVVENAYLNALTLDIQCGTR, encoded by the coding sequence ATGAAACTGGATAACAAAGTAGCCGTCGTCACGGGCGCGGCATCGGGGCTTGGCCTGGCCACTTGCAAGGCACTGGCGGCAGCCGGGGCCAGCGTGGTGGGGTTCGACCTGGATCAGCAACGGCTTGATGCAGCGCTCGAAGGCATTGTCGGTATCGCGGTCGACGTATCCGACGAGGCCAGCGTCAAGGCGGCTATCGACGCGGTGGTGCAACGCTTTGGCGCGGTGCATGTGGCGGTGAACTGCGCGGGGATACTGGGGCCGTGCAAGACCCTCTCCAAGGGCCAGTTGTTTCCAACCGAGCTGTGGAACCGGGTGCTGGGGGTCAACCTCACCGGTACCTTCAACATGATCCGGCACGCCGCCCTGGCCATGTCGACGAACACGCCCGGGGACAGTGGCGAGCGCGGGGTGATCATCAACACGGCGTCGGGTGCTGCGCGTGAGGGGCAGATGGGGCAAGCGGCCTACAGTGCGAGCAAGGCCGGGATCATTGGCATGACCCTGCCGATCGCCCGCGACCTGGCCGAACACGGGATCCGCGTGGTGAGCCTGGCGCCGGGGCTGTTCGAGTCCGGCATGTCCGCGGGCATGCCGGCGAAAGTCTCGGAGACCATCGTCAACGGCTTGTTGTTTCCCCGGCGCATGGGCCTGCCGGAGGAGTTCGCCGCGCTGGTGCGACATGTGGTGGAAAACGCCTACCTCAACGCGTTGACCCTGGATATCCAGTGCGGCACTCGTTGA
- a CDS encoding NADH:ubiquinone reductase (Na(+)-transporting) subunit F, protein MSYQVTIEPTGEQIEVEEGQTILQAALRQGVWLPFACGHGTCATCKVQVLEGEADLGAASSFALMDMERDEGKVLACCAIPQSDMVIEADIDAAPDFLGHPVEDYQAVVTRLVDLSPTIKGVHLKLDRSMAFQAGQYINLQLPGIEGTRAFSLANTPRQADEVELHVRRVDGGLATSMIHDELNVGDAVELSGPYGQFFVRTSQSGDLIFIAGGSGLSSPQSMILDLLETGDTRQIVLFQGARNRAELYNRGLFEELEREFTNFTYVPALSQAADDEEWTGFKGYVHDAAKQHFEGRFSNRKAYLCGPPVMIDSAITCLMQGRLFERDIFMERFYSAADGASESTRSALFKRI, encoded by the coding sequence ATGAGCTACCAAGTAACCATCGAACCCACTGGCGAGCAAATCGAGGTGGAGGAGGGCCAGACCATCCTGCAGGCAGCCTTGCGCCAGGGTGTCTGGCTGCCATTCGCCTGTGGCCACGGTACCTGCGCCACCTGCAAGGTTCAGGTGCTCGAAGGTGAGGCAGACCTGGGTGCGGCATCATCATTCGCCTTGATGGACATGGAGCGGGATGAAGGCAAGGTGCTCGCCTGTTGTGCCATTCCTCAAAGCGACATGGTGATCGAAGCGGATATCGACGCCGCCCCGGACTTCCTCGGACACCCTGTCGAGGACTATCAAGCGGTTGTCACCAGGCTTGTGGATCTGTCGCCCACCATCAAGGGCGTCCACCTGAAACTCGACCGGTCAATGGCGTTCCAGGCAGGCCAGTACATCAACCTGCAATTGCCGGGGATTGAAGGGACGAGGGCGTTCTCGCTCGCCAATACCCCGAGGCAGGCGGATGAAGTCGAATTGCATGTGCGTCGTGTAGACGGCGGACTGGCTACGAGCATGATCCACGATGAACTTAACGTCGGTGATGCGGTAGAACTTTCCGGACCTTACGGGCAGTTTTTCGTGCGTACGTCGCAAAGCGGCGACTTGATTTTCATTGCCGGTGGCTCGGGTTTGTCGAGTCCTCAATCGATGATTCTCGATCTATTGGAGACCGGCGATACCCGCCAGATTGTGCTGTTCCAAGGTGCACGCAATCGAGCTGAACTCTACAACCGCGGGTTATTTGAAGAACTGGAGCGCGAGTTTACCAACTTCACTTACGTACCTGCGCTCAGCCAGGCGGCAGACGACGAAGAATGGACAGGATTCAAGGGCTACGTGCATGACGCTGCGAAACAGCACTTCGAAGGACGATTCAGCAACCGCAAGGCGTACCTGTGCGGGCCGCCTGTGATGATTGATTCAGCCATCACCTGCTTGATGCAGGGGCGGTTGTTCGAGCGTGACATTTTCATGGAGCGTTTCTATAGCGCTGCCGATGGCGCATCCGAAAGCACCAGATCGGCACTGTTCAAAAGAATCTGA
- a CDS encoding acyl-CoA dehydrogenase C-terminal domain-containing protein encodes MSYQAPLRDMRFVLHELFDVTGHCQQLGNGLDRETIDGVLEEAARFTAEVVAPLNRNSDEQGCRLENGEVTTPDGFAQAYKLFVEQGWASMTGPLDFDGQGFPQMVSASFHEMLMSASLSFRVYSGLTEGTVLALHRHGSEALKQRYLGPLVSGEWTGTMCLTEPQAGTDLALLRTRAQPQADGSYRLSGSKIFISGGEQDFTDNIIHLVLARLPDAPPGVKGISLFLVPKRLVNADGSLGERNSLGCGALEHKMGIKGASTCVMNFDDATGWLVGQPNLGLACMFTMMNDARFQVGLQGLGIAEAAFQGGLAYARERLQSRAITGPVAPEKPADPIIVHPDVRRMLLTQKTLSEGCRMLAAYAARQLDLEHGATDPVQRDAASRRAALLIPMIKAFFTDCGQEVASLGVQLYGGHGFIREWGMEQLMRDSRITQLYEGTNGIQALDLIRRKLLGDGGSELNALIDELATQAALATAHPQMADMAERVAQRLQEWRALADSVLQACRRDPEEIGAVSVDFLAYSAYVMLAALWLQAAVRASEALQAGSGEAAFYQAKLQSADFYLRRVLPRAGAHREALLAGAGCLMAMPESHFAF; translated from the coding sequence ATGAGCTATCAAGCACCGCTGCGCGATATGCGTTTTGTCCTGCACGAACTGTTTGACGTCACCGGGCATTGCCAGCAACTGGGCAATGGCCTGGACCGCGAGACCATCGACGGCGTGCTCGAAGAGGCCGCGCGGTTCACCGCCGAGGTGGTGGCGCCGCTCAATCGCAACAGTGACGAGCAGGGCTGTCGCCTGGAGAACGGAGAAGTCACCACGCCGGATGGCTTTGCCCAGGCCTACAAGCTCTTTGTCGAGCAAGGCTGGGCCAGCATGACCGGGCCGCTGGACTTTGATGGCCAGGGCTTTCCGCAAATGGTTTCGGCGAGCTTCCACGAGATGCTGATGAGCGCCTCGCTGTCGTTCCGCGTCTATTCCGGGCTGACCGAAGGCACGGTGCTGGCCCTGCATCGCCACGGCAGCGAGGCGCTCAAGCAGCGCTATCTGGGGCCATTGGTCAGCGGCGAGTGGACCGGCACCATGTGCCTCACCGAACCCCAGGCCGGGACCGACCTGGCGCTGTTGCGTACCCGCGCCCAGCCCCAGGCCGACGGCAGCTACCGGCTCAGTGGCAGCAAGATCTTCATCAGCGGCGGCGAGCAGGACTTCACTGACAACATCATTCACCTGGTGCTCGCCCGTTTGCCCGACGCACCACCGGGCGTCAAGGGCATCAGCCTGTTCCTTGTGCCCAAGCGGCTGGTCAACGCCGATGGCTCGCTTGGCGAACGCAACTCGCTGGGTTGTGGCGCGCTGGAACACAAGATGGGCATCAAGGGCGCCTCCACCTGTGTGATGAATTTCGACGACGCCACCGGCTGGCTGGTGGGTCAACCGAACCTGGGCCTGGCCTGCATGTTCACCATGATGAACGATGCACGTTTCCAGGTCGGGCTGCAGGGCCTGGGTATCGCCGAAGCGGCATTCCAGGGCGGCCTGGCCTATGCCCGCGAGCGCTTGCAGTCGCGGGCGATCACAGGCCCCGTGGCGCCGGAAAAACCTGCCGACCCGATCATCGTGCACCCGGATGTGCGGCGCATGTTGCTCACCCAGAAGACCCTCAGCGAAGGTTGTCGCATGCTGGCCGCCTACGCTGCCCGACAACTGGACCTCGAACACGGCGCCACCGACCCGGTTCAACGGGATGCCGCCAGCCGTCGCGCCGCGTTGCTCATCCCCATGATCAAGGCGTTCTTCACCGACTGCGGGCAGGAAGTGGCCAGCCTCGGCGTGCAGTTGTACGGCGGTCACGGGTTCATCCGCGAATGGGGCATGGAGCAACTGATGCGCGACAGCCGCATCACCCAGCTTTATGAAGGTACCAATGGCATCCAGGCGCTGGACCTGATCCGCCGCAAGTTGCTCGGCGACGGCGGCAGCGAACTCAATGCATTGATTGACGAACTGGCTACCCAGGCAGCATTGGCCACGGCTCATCCGCAGATGGCCGACATGGCCGAGCGGGTCGCACAACGCCTCCAGGAGTGGCGGGCGCTGGCCGACTCGGTGCTGCAAGCATGCCGCCGCGACCCCGAAGAGATTGGCGCGGTGTCGGTGGACTTCCTGGCCTATTCGGCCTACGTGATGTTGGCGGCCTTGTGGCTGCAGGCGGCTGTGCGTGCCAGTGAGGCCCTGCAGGCTGGCAGCGGGGAAGCGGCGTTCTATCAGGCCAAGCTGCAATCGGCCGACTTCTACCTGCGCCGAGTGTTGCCACGGGCCGGTGCCCATCGCGAGGCATTGCTCGCAGGTGCCGGTTGCCTGATGGCCATGCCGGAGAGCCACTTCGCGTTCTGA
- a CDS encoding SphA family protein, whose product MKAAPKKTCARQLCHTGLSILAATSIGVQATENGGSSYPMGSENYMSGAMPPPGLYSQFFVNHYEADSLRDNSGDKVPVDFRVRANAIAPRLIWVTEQQVFGGSLAFHAIAPLVDLKVELNGQSQSKQGLGDMIFGPALGFHHSEKLHSILALDFIAPTGEYDKNDLANLGRNYWVIEPVLAVSYIDPEGLNIDAKTMYDFNLRNKDTDYRSGQELHMDYAVGWGLGNGWVVGVGGYIYHQTTDDRQDGETIKNNKGKVFAIGPSVKYTSDKGWFLTAKWQQESQVRNRAEGDAYWVKLTVPF is encoded by the coding sequence ATGAAAGCAGCACCAAAGAAGACTTGCGCGCGTCAACTGTGCCACACCGGTTTAAGTATTCTAGCCGCCACCAGTATTGGGGTTCAGGCCACCGAGAACGGCGGTTCCTCATATCCCATGGGTTCCGAAAACTATATGTCCGGCGCAATGCCTCCACCGGGCTTGTATTCGCAGTTCTTCGTCAATCACTACGAAGCCGATTCACTACGTGACAACAGCGGCGACAAGGTGCCGGTGGATTTTCGCGTGCGGGCCAACGCCATTGCACCGCGGTTGATCTGGGTAACTGAGCAGCAAGTGTTCGGGGGGAGCCTGGCTTTTCATGCCATCGCTCCACTGGTGGATTTGAAAGTCGAGCTCAACGGGCAATCGCAAAGCAAACAGGGCCTGGGCGATATGATTTTTGGTCCGGCACTGGGTTTTCATCACAGCGAGAAACTTCACAGTATTCTCGCCCTGGATTTTATCGCCCCCACAGGCGAGTACGACAAAAATGACCTGGCCAATCTCGGACGTAACTACTGGGTGATCGAGCCTGTTCTCGCGGTGTCCTATATCGATCCGGAGGGACTGAACATAGATGCCAAAACCATGTACGACTTCAACCTGCGCAATAAAGATACTGACTACCGCTCGGGTCAGGAGCTGCATATGGATTACGCCGTCGGTTGGGGGTTGGGTAATGGCTGGGTCGTAGGGGTAGGGGGTTACATTTACCACCAGACCACGGATGACCGACAAGATGGCGAGACGATAAAAAACAATAAAGGCAAGGTATTCGCTATCGGGCCTTCGGTGAAATACACGAGTGATAAGGGATGGTTTTTGACCGCTAAATGGCAGCAGGAGTCCCAGGTACGGAACAGGGCAGAGGGGGACGCTTATTGGGTGAAACTGACCGTACCTTTCTAA
- a CDS encoding IS110 family transposase, translated as MSACTTVAVDLAKQVFQVAGEDALGQVLYEERIKSREAFHAFLRQLPPRIVVLVETGPGAQAWARQLQAQGNLARILPAQLVAQHRSGAKNDRNDALAILRAGRDSKIAAVPIKSATALAMQALHRARQGYVRRRTAMSNQMRGLLMEHGVVLAQGDAAINQTLPRVLEDATQPLPEMLRELIDELLGEWRQLGERVNVLTGRLEKAANEDKTARRLMTVRGIGPIIATALLAKQTDPERFANARQFAAYFGMVPEQKSSGQKIRLGRISKRGDSYVRSLMVQGAHAVLRHLRADSELPDDRRLQRWQARLGRKEAAIRLANRNLRIVWVLLQNEQTYRSQPAHGRPAAPSH; from the coding sequence CTGTCGGCCTGCACGACAGTGGCGGTCGATTTGGCCAAGCAGGTCTTTCAGGTGGCAGGCGAAGACGCTCTTGGCCAAGTGCTTTACGAAGAACGCATCAAGTCGCGTGAAGCCTTTCATGCCTTTCTGCGCCAACTGCCGCCAAGGATAGTAGTGCTCGTGGAAACAGGTCCAGGCGCTCAAGCATGGGCGCGCCAACTACAGGCTCAGGGCAATCTGGCGCGGATTCTTCCGGCACAGCTTGTGGCCCAGCACCGCAGCGGCGCCAAAAATGATCGAAATGATGCACTGGCCATATTGCGTGCCGGGCGCGACAGCAAAATTGCCGCGGTCCCCATCAAAAGCGCCACCGCACTGGCCATGCAGGCCTTGCACCGGGCCCGCCAGGGTTATGTCCGTCGGCGCACAGCCATGAGTAACCAGATGCGCGGTTTGCTGATGGAGCATGGCGTTGTCCTGGCACAGGGTGATGCGGCGATCAACCAGACCCTGCCTCGGGTGCTGGAAGATGCCACTCAACCGTTGCCGGAGATGTTGCGTGAACTGATCGACGAGCTGCTGGGTGAGTGGCGCCAACTGGGCGAACGGGTCAACGTCCTGACCGGTCGCCTGGAGAAGGCCGCGAACGAGGACAAAACGGCCCGACGGCTGATGACCGTGCGCGGGATCGGCCCGATCATCGCCACTGCGCTTTTGGCCAAGCAGACCGACCCTGAGCGCTTCGCCAATGCACGCCAGTTCGCCGCCTACTTCGGCATGGTGCCTGAGCAGAAAAGCAGTGGGCAGAAAATTCGCCTGGGCCGGATAAGCAAACGCGGCGACAGCTATGTGCGCAGCCTGATGGTTCAAGGTGCTCACGCGGTATTGAGGCATTTGCGCGCGGATTCGGAGCTGCCCGACGATCGTCGCTTGCAACGGTGGCAGGCCCGGCTGGGGCGCAAGGAAGCGGCGATACGCTTGGCGAACCGCAACCTGCGAATCGTTTGGGTGCTGCTACAAAATGAGCAGACTTACCGCAGCCAACCGGCCCATGGCCGGCCAGCTGCGCCAAGTCACTGA
- a CDS encoding LuxR C-terminal-related transcriptional regulator, producing MPDTPARHLVSTRFSPPRIGTRHVPRTALLAQLKRMHHCKLALVTGAAGYGKTTLMAQWRQDRLMAGAEVAWVSLMAEDKGYTAFCTALFEGLRRLGIEVDSDLLREDNTLPAMQTCVAIIVEAAAMLSKELYLIVDDYHHVEVPHAHKLIQKLLDQSPGNLHLVLASRVNPPLSLSRLRVMDQVVEIESAELPFDLAETRTFVEENLGTDKINADELSLIHDLTNGWPSCLQLIVIMLKNRPSSRSLLNDLVWRSSDLQSYLSEEVVAHLPDELVEVAETLSIFRRFNAAMAVTVTGHVDAGELLQRMEDENLLIQRVDSEDRMTWYRFQPLFGEFLSARLERRGRDIRALHRLGAQWFAGHNCLTEAVRHASLGDDIDFAIRVIEQAAPATWSLEYLAPTLRLLERMPEDVLFSHQRLLFLACVTVSLTSRPGRAKSWLERLQASDLSAHPELVSGLPVIHAAIAIQEDDSERTIDLLEHVRDAPMENPFLRYMLLAALSVAYYTAGRYADARRLFDIHPIPPQDRGNDMALVAESARLTTYMMSGEIGVAEPLVSELLERSTREGGHRSICANLCASLLADAFYELDRIDDARELIANRFGLLHSSVPDVIVRTNISRSRLDLLQKGPDAALAFLRQQIAHLRSLGQIRPVAQLLGEQVRVSLIKGQRNQAVELLQTLEEFVRNHGSERGGRAELPAIAALARARVLISEDSQAALQALKTVGDYAERFQRNRLAVLVDLLSAGVLQDLDCPEQSLECLRRAVEAGQRLGLIRTLLDEGALSEKLLGRLAQTPLEDPVRHYVDQLIDKLTGPCAQAQATTPARRKAATGQEPQLTPREREILSLVAQAMSSKRIAHTLDITLDTVKWNLRNIYAKLGVSSRYDAMVWARNHKLID from the coding sequence TTGCCAGACACCCCAGCCAGACACCTGGTCTCGACCCGGTTTTCGCCACCGCGCATCGGTACTCGCCATGTGCCCCGCACGGCCCTGCTCGCTCAGCTCAAACGCATGCACCACTGCAAGCTGGCGCTGGTCACCGGTGCGGCGGGTTACGGCAAGACGACCTTGATGGCGCAGTGGCGCCAGGACCGGCTCATGGCCGGCGCGGAAGTTGCCTGGGTTTCGCTGATGGCCGAAGACAAGGGTTACACCGCCTTCTGCACAGCGCTGTTCGAAGGGTTGCGCCGGCTGGGCATCGAAGTGGACAGCGACCTGTTGCGCGAAGACAACACGCTGCCGGCGATGCAAACCTGTGTCGCCATCATCGTCGAAGCGGCGGCCATGCTGAGCAAGGAGCTGTACCTGATCGTCGACGACTACCACCATGTGGAAGTCCCACATGCCCACAAGCTGATTCAAAAATTGCTCGACCAGAGCCCGGGCAACCTGCATCTGGTGCTGGCCTCGCGGGTCAACCCGCCACTGAGCCTGTCGCGCCTGCGGGTCATGGACCAGGTGGTGGAAATCGAAAGCGCCGAGCTGCCGTTCGACCTGGCCGAGACCCGCACCTTCGTCGAAGAGAACCTGGGCACCGACAAGATCAATGCCGATGAGCTGAGCCTGATCCATGACCTGACCAACGGCTGGCCGTCGTGCCTGCAACTGATCGTCATCATGCTCAAGAACCGCCCCTCTAGCCGCTCGCTGCTCAATGACCTGGTCTGGCGCTCCAGCGACCTGCAAAGCTATCTGAGCGAAGAAGTGGTGGCGCACCTGCCGGACGAACTGGTCGAAGTGGCCGAAACGTTGTCGATCTTCCGTCGATTCAACGCCGCCATGGCCGTGACGGTGACTGGCCATGTCGACGCCGGTGAACTGCTGCAGCGCATGGAAGACGAGAACCTGCTGATCCAGCGGGTCGACTCCGAAGACCGCATGACCTGGTATCGCTTCCAGCCGTTGTTCGGTGAGTTCCTCAGCGCGCGCCTGGAGCGTCGGGGCCGGGACATCCGCGCTTTGCACCGCCTCGGTGCCCAATGGTTCGCCGGTCACAACTGCCTGACCGAAGCGGTTCGCCACGCCAGCCTGGGCGATGACATCGATTTTGCGATACGGGTGATCGAACAGGCAGCGCCAGCCACCTGGAGCCTGGAGTACCTGGCCCCGACCCTGCGCCTGCTGGAGCGCATGCCCGAGGATGTGCTGTTTTCCCATCAACGCCTGCTGTTCCTGGCCTGCGTCACGGTTTCGCTGACTTCGCGCCCGGGCAGGGCGAAATCCTGGCTCGAGCGTCTGCAGGCCAGCGACCTCAGCGCGCACCCCGAACTGGTCAGCGGCCTGCCGGTGATCCACGCGGCCATCGCCATTCAGGAAGACGACAGCGAGCGTACCATCGACCTGCTCGAGCACGTGCGCGATGCACCTATGGAAAACCCCTTCCTGCGCTACATGCTGCTGGCGGCGTTGAGCGTCGCCTATTACACGGCGGGACGTTATGCCGATGCCCGGCGCCTGTTCGACATCCATCCGATACCACCGCAGGATCGCGGCAACGACATGGCACTGGTCGCGGAATCGGCGCGCTTGACCACCTATATGATGAGCGGCGAGATCGGCGTGGCCGAACCGCTGGTATCCGAATTGCTCGAGCGTTCCACCCGCGAAGGCGGACACCGTTCGATTTGTGCCAACCTCTGTGCCAGCCTGTTGGCCGATGCATTCTACGAGCTCGACCGGATCGATGACGCGCGCGAACTGATCGCCAACCGCTTTGGCTTGCTGCACTCCTCCGTTCCCGATGTCATCGTACGCACCAATATCAGCCGCAGCCGTCTGGACCTGCTGCAGAAAGGTCCGGATGCCGCACTGGCCTTTCTGCGCCAGCAAATCGCCCACCTGCGCAGCCTGGGGCAGATTCGCCCGGTGGCCCAGTTACTGGGCGAACAGGTGCGCGTGAGCCTGATCAAGGGCCAGCGCAATCAAGCGGTGGAATTACTGCAAACGCTTGAAGAGTTTGTCCGCAACCACGGCAGCGAGCGCGGTGGTCGGGCGGAACTGCCAGCGATCGCCGCATTGGCCCGCGCACGGGTACTCATCAGCGAGGACTCCCAGGCAGCCCTGCAGGCATTGAAAACAGTGGGAGACTACGCCGAACGCTTCCAGCGCAATCGCCTGGCCGTACTGGTCGACCTGCTGTCGGCCGGCGTACTGCAAGACCTCGATTGTCCCGAGCAATCCCTCGAATGCTTGCGTCGGGCCGTGGAAGCCGGACAGCGCCTTGGGCTGATTCGCACCTTGCTGGACGAAGGCGCATTGAGCGAAAAACTGCTTGGCCGTCTTGCCCAAACCCCGCTTGAAGACCCCGTGCGCCATTACGTGGACCAACTGATCGATAAGTTGACCGGCCCCTGCGCGCAGGCGCAGGCAACAACTCCGGCGCGGCGCAAGGCAGCCACGGGGCAAGAGCCACAATTGACACCCCGCGAGCGCGAGATTCTCAGCCTTGTGGCCCAGGCCATGTCCAGCAAGCGCATCGCCCATACGCTGGACATCACCCTGGACACCGTGAAGTGGAACCTGCGTAACATCTACGCCAAGCTCGGGGTCTCGAGCCGCTACGATGCCATGGTCTGGGCGCGCAACCACAAACTGATCGACTGA